In one Umezawaea sp. Da 62-37 genomic region, the following are encoded:
- a CDS encoding amino acid deaminase/aldolase — MQRRTRLDTATKDFDPPFAIVDLDAFDHNAADLVRRAGGRPIRVASKSVRVRDLLERVLDKPGYEGVMCYSLPEALWLSGHNTSEDLLVAYPTVDHGALRKLAADEVALGRVTLMIDSLDHLDLVDAALGAHHPTIRVCLELDVSWRPLPGLHVGTRRSPVHSARDAGLLARRITDRAGFTLVGVMAYEGQIAGLGDNPPGQPVRGAIVHWMQKRSAAELIERRSAAVAAIRQAAPLEFVNGGGTGSLEVTGSDPSVTELAAGSGLAGPTLFDAYRSFHPEPAVLFALPVVRRPARNTATLFVGGYIASGTATPDRQPSPYLPEGLTTLAMEGAGEVQTPVVGKAADSLRLGDRVWMRHAKAGELAERFNHVHLLAGNDVERTVPTYRGEAQNFG, encoded by the coding sequence ATGCAGCGCCGAACCCGCCTGGACACGGCGACGAAGGACTTCGATCCTCCGTTCGCGATCGTCGACCTGGACGCGTTCGACCACAACGCGGCGGACCTCGTCCGCCGTGCCGGTGGTCGGCCGATCAGGGTCGCCAGCAAGTCGGTCCGGGTGCGCGATCTGCTGGAAAGAGTGCTGGACAAGCCCGGTTACGAGGGCGTCATGTGCTACTCGCTGCCCGAGGCGCTGTGGCTGTCGGGCCACAACACCAGTGAAGACCTGCTGGTCGCGTACCCGACTGTCGACCACGGCGCCCTGCGCAAGCTGGCCGCGGACGAGGTCGCGCTCGGCCGGGTGACGTTGATGATCGATTCGCTCGACCACCTCGACCTCGTCGACGCGGCACTCGGCGCGCACCACCCGACCATCCGGGTCTGCCTCGAACTCGACGTCTCCTGGCGCCCGCTGCCCGGCCTGCACGTCGGTACCCGCAGGTCGCCGGTCCACAGCGCTCGCGACGCCGGCCTGCTCGCCCGTCGGATCACCGACCGCGCGGGCTTCACGCTCGTCGGCGTCATGGCGTACGAAGGTCAGATCGCGGGCCTCGGCGACAACCCGCCCGGTCAGCCGGTGCGCGGTGCGATCGTCCACTGGATGCAGAAGCGCTCGGCCGCCGAACTGATCGAGCGCCGCAGCGCGGCCGTCGCCGCCATCCGCCAGGCCGCGCCGCTCGAGTTCGTCAACGGCGGCGGCACCGGCAGCCTCGAGGTCACCGGCTCCGACCCCAGCGTCACGGAACTCGCCGCGGGCTCCGGTCTCGCGGGCCCGACGCTGTTCGACGCCTACCGCAGCTTCCACCCCGAACCCGCGGTCCTCTTCGCCCTCCCGGTGGTCCGCCGCCCGGCCCGCAACACCGCGACCCTGTTCGTCGGCGGCTACATCGCCTCGGGCACGGCCACGCCCGACCGCCAGCCGAGCCCGTACCTCCCGGAGGGCCTCACCACCCTGGCGATGGAGGGCGCGGGCGAGGTCCAGACGCCGGTTGTGGGCAAAGCCGCCGACAGTCTCCGACTGGGGGACAGGGTGTGGATGCGTCACGCCAAAGCGGGTGAACTGGCGGAGCGTTTCAACCATGTCCACCTGCTCGCCGGCAACGATGTCGAGCGCACGGTTCCCACCTACCGCGGTGAGGCCCAGAACTTCGGCTGA
- a CDS encoding TetR/AcrR family transcriptional regulator, translating to MGVPTSSPGVAVTSSTPLRRQPVQQRSAKRVERMLEACASLIEEVGYDGVTTTLIAERAGVAVGSLYQFFPDKRAVVQALTMRNLDKFMDTITARFAKTPLEHWWDAVDTIFDAYVGMHRDVPAFSKVRFGDAVDMRLLDDKRDNNAVISDRMVELIAAKFGIPLDELQLPIAVAVQAADGVLDLAFRIDPNGEQRVLDEAKSLIRGYLSTRLPK from the coding sequence ATGGGGGTCCCAACGTCGTCGCCTGGAGTCGCCGTGACCAGTTCCACCCCGCTGCGCCGCCAACCGGTGCAGCAACGGAGCGCCAAACGCGTCGAGCGGATGCTCGAGGCGTGCGCCTCGCTGATCGAGGAAGTCGGCTACGACGGGGTGACGACAACGCTCATCGCCGAGCGCGCGGGCGTTGCCGTCGGCTCTCTCTACCAGTTCTTCCCCGACAAGCGCGCGGTGGTGCAAGCCCTGACCATGCGCAACCTCGACAAGTTCATGGACACCATCACCGCGCGGTTCGCCAAGACACCGCTCGAGCACTGGTGGGACGCCGTCGACACGATCTTCGACGCCTACGTCGGCATGCACCGCGACGTGCCCGCGTTCAGCAAGGTCCGCTTCGGCGACGCCGTCGACATGCGGCTGCTGGACGACAAGCGCGACAACAACGCGGTCATCTCCGACCGGATGGTCGAGCTGATCGCCGCGAAGTTCGGCATCCCGCTCGACGAGTTGCAACTGCCGATCGCCGTGGCCGTGCAGGCCGCGGACGGCGTGCTCGACCTGGCGTTCCGCATCGACCCCAACGGCGAGCAGCGCGTGCTGGACGAGGCGAAGTCCCTGATCAGGGGCTACCTGTCCACCCGCTTGCCGAAGTAA